The proteins below come from a single Crossiella sp. CA-258035 genomic window:
- a CDS encoding amino acid permease has translation MGTGPRGVFRRTLPPLDQAHQPRMAKVLGLGQLTLIGVGAIIGAGIFSLAGAVARDVAGPAVLISFLIAGAASVCAAFAYAEFAGMVPRAGSSYTYASAVLGEVVGWIIGWDLLLEYTAIVAAVSIGMSGYVGFLLERMGVELSVWMMGAPGTGEGHRVDLVAVLICLGVAWLLNRGTRTSARVDAVLTVVKIAVVLLVVVVGLTKVDSANLEPFAPFGFGGAVAGAATVFFAVFGYDALSTAAEESKQAQRHLPKAMLLSLAICMVLYALACIVLTGMVHYTQVDPARGFSAAFEAVGLGGVGTVIAIGAVLGIVTVSFSFMMGASRLWYAMSRDGLMPRWFGALHPRRQVPHRATWIIGGVAAVLAGLLPVREAAELTNIGVLFAFVLVCLAVVVLRYRRPDLPRGFRSPGMPVIPLLGVGFSVWLMSFLKAETWWRFGLWLLVGLVVYAAYSYRATRKVVPGGSVELGG, from the coding sequence CTGGGCACGGGGCCGCGCGGGGTGTTCCGGCGGACGCTGCCCCCACTGGACCAGGCACACCAGCCCCGGATGGCCAAGGTGCTCGGGCTGGGCCAGCTCACCCTGATCGGCGTCGGCGCGATCATCGGCGCGGGCATCTTCAGCCTGGCCGGGGCGGTGGCCAGGGACGTGGCCGGCCCGGCGGTGCTGATCTCGTTCCTGATCGCCGGGGCCGCCTCGGTGTGCGCGGCCTTCGCCTACGCCGAGTTCGCCGGCATGGTGCCGCGCGCCGGCTCCTCCTACACCTACGCCTCGGCGGTGCTCGGCGAGGTGGTGGGCTGGATCATCGGCTGGGACCTGCTGCTGGAGTACACCGCGATCGTGGCCGCGGTCTCCATCGGCATGTCCGGCTACGTGGGCTTCTTGCTGGAGCGGATGGGCGTCGAGCTGTCGGTGTGGATGATGGGCGCGCCCGGCACGGGGGAGGGGCACCGGGTCGACCTGGTGGCGGTGCTGATCTGCCTCGGCGTGGCCTGGCTGCTCAACCGGGGCACCCGGACCTCGGCGCGGGTGGACGCGGTGCTGACCGTGGTCAAGATCGCGGTGGTGCTGCTGGTCGTGGTGGTCGGACTGACCAAAGTGGACAGTGCGAACCTGGAACCCTTCGCGCCCTTCGGTTTCGGCGGCGCGGTCGCGGGCGCGGCCACGGTGTTCTTCGCCGTCTTCGGCTACGACGCGCTGAGCACCGCGGCCGAGGAGTCCAAGCAGGCCCAGCGCCACCTGCCCAAGGCGATGCTGCTGTCCCTGGCCATCTGCATGGTGCTCTACGCGCTGGCCTGCATCGTGCTGACCGGCATGGTGCACTACACCCAGGTCGACCCGGCCCGCGGCTTCTCCGCCGCGTTCGAGGCGGTCGGCCTTGGCGGGGTGGGCACGGTGATCGCGATCGGCGCGGTGCTCGGCATCGTCACGGTGAGCTTCTCGTTCATGATGGGCGCCTCCCGGCTCTGGTACGCGATGAGCCGCGACGGCCTGATGCCACGCTGGTTCGGCGCCCTGCACCCGCGCCGCCAGGTGCCGCACCGGGCCACCTGGATCATCGGCGGGGTGGCCGCGGTGCTGGCCGGCCTGCTCCCGGTCCGCGAGGCAGCGGAGCTGACCAACATCGGCGTGCTGTTCGCCTTCGTCCTGGTCTGCCTCGCCGTGGTGGTCCTGCGCTACCGCCGCCCCGACCTGCCCCGCGGCTTCCGCAGCCCGGGCATGCCGGTGATCCCCTTGCTGGGCGTGGGTTTCTCGGTCTGGCTGATGTCCTTCCTCAAGGCCGAGACCTGGTGGCGCTTCGGGCTCTGGCTGCTGGTGGGCCTGGTGGTGTACGCGGCCTACAGCTACCGCGCCACCCGCAAGGTGGTCCCCGGCGGCTCGGTCGAACTGGGCGGCTAG